The genomic stretch CCTTTGTGCAAGCCGCGCAGCAGGCAGGCTACCGTTACAATGACGACTTCAACGGCGTCGCGCAGGAAGGCGTCGGCTTCTACCAGACGACGACCGCCAATGGCGAACGGCAGTCGGCGGCAAAGGTGTTCCTGCGGCCGCTGGCCGGCAACGCCAACCTCACCGTGGTCACCGATGCACTGGTCACCGGCGTCACCTTGGAAAACGGCGCGGCAAGCGGCCTGGCCTACACCTCCTCGGACGGGCACAACCACGCGGCGACGGCAAAGGCAGAAGTGATCCTCGCCGCCGGTGCACTGGCGACGCCCAAGCTGATGATGCTGTCAGGCCTGGGGCCGGCCGAACACCTGGCCGGGCTTGGCATTCCCGTCATCCGCGACATGCCCGCGGTCGGTTGCGACCTGCAGGACCACGTCGCCGCTCCCGTCTATGCGCTGACGCGCCAGCCGATCTCGCTGCTCGGGCAGGACGGTGGCCTAAAGGCGCTGCGCCACGGCCTGCAGTACCTGATGTTCCGCACCGGCCTGCTCACCTCCAACGTCGTCGAGAGCGGGGGCTTCTTCGACACTGATGGCGACGGCCGGCCCGATATCCAGTTCCACGTCCTGCCGGTGATGATCGAAAGCGCAGAACACGGCTCGATCGAGCGTCACGGCATGGAGTTGAACCCTTGTGTGCTGAGGCCGAAATCGCGCGGCTCGGTGCAGTTGCGCTCGCGCAATGCAAGCGATCCGATCCGCTTCACCACCGGCTTCCTCTCGCATGCCGACGATCTCGCTCTGCTGCTTGCCGGCATGAAGGTTGCGCGGACCATCCTGCGCCAGCCGGCGCTGCGTGAGGTCGTTGCCGAAGAGCTCGCGCCCGGCAATGCCGATGATCTCGGCGACGCGGCAATCGTCGACCACATCATCAGCCACGCCAAGACGGTCTACCATCCTTGCGGCACCTGCCGAATGGGAACAGATGGCCAGGCGGTGGTTGATCCGCAGCTTCGCGTGCGTGGCGTGCCGCGCCTGCGTGTCGCGGATGCTTCTATCATGCCGAGGCTGACCAGCGGCAACACCAACGCGCCGGCGATCATGATCGGCGACCGCTGCGCCGATTTTATTCTCGGCCAATGATGCGCGGGCGAGACTCCGGCCGGGTCAGCCTTTGGAACAAATTGCTGCGCGGCTGCATACACGCCGTATGGGCCAGTATCGGGCAACGACGCTTCTGCCGACGGTGCTGATCGCTAGCCATTCCCCGAATTCGCCAAACTCTTTGACGTATTCTCGGCGACGATCGAGCAGGCCTGAATTATTCCCACTCGATTATCCAATCGGCATATAACTCATTGAAGTCACTGCCAAATGTCTTTCAACGCCACGCAAACTCCGACATCAAAACCGTCAAAAAGTTACGCATTTGATTTCAAAGGGAAAATCGCAGCAAAAAATGTTTTGAGGTTTCACCAACTATCGAGACCAATCGGCGATTTTTTGCACTTTATGGCGTTCGACGGCGCGCCCCAGCCGTCTCGAAAATTACCATCATCGATGGAACCAGAGCATTTATTCGTTGCAAAATCAATGGTCATGGTGGCCCGGAAAGTGCCTTAAAGTCCTTGATTTCATTGAGTTTTTCGTGGACCAAAATCAGACATTTTCCCGTATCGTTCCGTATCGTCCCGCAGTGCCTTTTACCAGTGCCTGTACGCTGAAGATTGGCCTAACCAGTCACAGGAATGCGTTTTGATCATTGCGAAGACACGAACGGCCCCAACGAGCTCTATTCGAAAGAGTAGGTAAATCCTTCCGACGAGGCACCGACGGTGACTTTCGTCATCTTCTTGCCCTCCAGCGAGCGATTGAGCACGCCGCGGCTGAGTTCGGGCAACAGCGTGTTGGTGAGGATGGCGTCGATCATGCGTCCGCCGGATTCGATCTCGGTGCAGCGCGCCTTGACCATGTCCATGACACCGTCGCCGATCACCAGCTCGGCATCGTTGGTTGCCTTGAGGCGCCGCGCGATCTTGCCGAACTGGTGCCTGGTGATCGCCTCGATCATCGCGTCCGAGAGCGGATAGTAAGGGATTGTCACCACGCGGCCGAGGAAAGCGGCCGGAAACACTTTCAGCAGCGGAGCGCGCAAGGCGGTGTCCAGGTCGTCCATGCCGGTGCGCAAGGCGCCGTTCTTCGTTCGGTCCATGATAACTTCGGAGCCGACATTCGAGGTGAGCAGGATCAGCGTGTTCTTGAAGTCGATCCGGCGGCCTTCGCTGTCATCCATCATGCCCTTGTCGAAGACCTGGAAGAAGATCTCGTGCACGTCCGGATGCGCCTTCTCGACCTCGTCGAGCAGGATGACCGAATAGGGCTTGCGCCGCACGGCCTCGGTCAGGATGCCGCCCTTGCCATAGCCGACGTAGCCGGGTGGCGCGCCCTTCAGCGTCGAGACCGTGTGCGCCTCCTGGAATTCGGACATGTTGATCGAAATCAGGTTCTGCTCGCCGCCATAGAGCGTTTCGGCAAGCGCCAGGGCCGTCTCGGTCTTGCCCACGCCCGAGGGGCCGCAAAGCAGGAACACGCCGACCGGCTTCTCCGGCGCGCCGAGGCCGGCGCGGCTGGTCTGCACACGTCTCGCGATCATCTCCATCGCATGGTCTTGACCGACGACACGCTCGGACAAGGTGGCGGCCAGTTTGAGCGCCTTCTCGGTCTGGCTGGACAGCATCCGTCCCGTCGGGATGCCGGTCCAGTCCTGGACAACGGCGGCCACGGCATTGCGATCGACCGACGGCAGGATCAGCGGGGTCTCGCCTTGCGCCTCGGCAAGTTCCGCCATCAATTCGCGCAGTCGCGCCAGATCGGCGGCGGAATCCGGCGCAGCGACAGGCTCGTGCGCGGCGACGGCCTCCGTCTTTGCCGCCTTTGCTTTCCCGGACTTGGTCTTCGAGCCCTTGGGTTCAGCCGTCTCGGGTTCCGGCGTTTTGGCCTCGGCTGCCTTCCCTTCATGCACCTCGGCAGCAGGCACGGCGGCAGCCTCGCCCGCAGCAGCTTCCCCGTCCTCCACCGCGTCAAGCGGCATGCCCTCGCCACGGAGTTTGGCGCGCAGGTCGAGAATCTCGGCGACCAGCGCCTTTTCCCGATCCCAGCGCGCCTGCGCTGCCGCAAGCGCGGTCTCGGTTTCCGCCAACCCGGCCTCCACGCGAGCCTGTCTGTCGGCCACTTCGATGCCGATCGCCGCCTCGCGGCCAATGATGCCTTCCTCGACCTCGAGCGCCTGGCGCCGGCGCAGAATGTCCTCGACCTCGGCCGGCGTGGCGTGCTGCGAGACGGCGACGCGGGCGCACGCGGTGTCGAGGAGGCTGACCGCCTTGTCCGGCAGTTGCCTGGCCGGAATGTAGCGGTGCGAGAGCGAAACGGCGGCCTCTATCGCCTCGTCAAGGATCTGCACCTTGTGGTGCTGCTCAAGAACACCGGCGACACCGCGTAACATCAGCACGGCCACCGTTTCGGAAGGCTCGTCGATCTTGACCACCTGGAACCGACGGGTCAGCGCCGGATCCTTCTCGATATGTTGCTTGTACTCGGCCCAGGTCGTGGCGGCGATGGTGCGAAGCTCGCCGCGCGCGAGCGCGGGCTTGAGGAGATTGGCCGCATCGCCGGTTCCCGCCGCGCCGCCGGCGCCGATCAGCGTGTGCGCCTCGTCGATGAAGAGGATGATCGGCGTCTCCGACGCCTGGACCTCGTCGATGACGGCCTTCAGCCGCTTTTCGAACTCGCCCTTGACACTGGCGCCGGCCTGCATCAGCCCGACATCGAGCATGCGTACGCTGACATTCTGAAGCGTCGGCGGCACGTCGCCCTGGGCGATGCGCAAGGCAAAGCCCTCGACGACCGCCGTCTTGCCGACACCCGCCTCGCCGGTCAAGATCGGGTTGTTTTGCCGGCGCCGCATCAGGATATCGACAATCTGGCGGATTTCAGGATCGCGGCCGACGACCGGATCGATCTTGCCGTCGCGGGCACGCTGGGTCAGGTCGGTGGCATATTTGGCGAGTGCCGAATCCCCGCCCGGGCCGCGTTTCATCGGTGTTTCGGCCGCAGCAGCGGCCGGAGGGGAGCCGGCTTCGAGCGAGCCCTCGGTGACGTCGGCGAAGCGGGCAATGACCCCGTCCGCGTCGATCTTGTCGAATTCGGTGCTGATTTTCGAAACCAGCCCTTCCAGCGCAGGTGTCTTCAGGCAGGCGAGAAGAATGTGCGCGCTGCGCACCTCCTCGACACCGAATTCCAGCGTGGCCAGGCTCCAGCCTTCCTGTATGGCGTGAAAGATGTGATCGGAGAATTCCTCCACCGAGGTCGCGCCGTAGGGCAGCTTGTCGATGGCGCGGGTCATATCGGCCGTCAGCCGGCTGGCATCCAGCCCGGCGTCGGCGACGATCATCTGCACGTCCGAGCGCTCGGACAGCACCAGTTGCTGGACGAAATGGACGAGCTCGACATAGGGGTTGCCGCGCAGCTTGGCCGTGTCCGCGGCGGCCTTGAAGGCGCGCATCCCCGTGGGATTGAGCTTTGCAACGAGTTCCTTGCGCTTGAAACTCTGCGACGATCGGCGCTGTTCCATTTGAACCTGCCCCCGAAATCTGCTGCCCCTACCCTGCCATAGAAGCGGCTGCTTGACAAAGCCGTGTGCCGAACAAGGCCTTCCGGCCCGGTTCGGGCGGCACCTCGTGGTTACACAAGCCCTGCAAACTCCTGCAAGAAACCCGGATTGCGGTCCGAACCACGCGAGCCATTTCACAGACGCGGCCCGCCAATCGCGCTATGGGTTTGGTTGAAAGACTATGGGAGCATTCAGCTTCTGTTAGTTTTTGAAGAAGTGCTCAATTGTCGTGGCATGGCACCGATGATAACGTTGCGTCACTTGGGTCACAGGGCCCTTGCTGGGGGTAGGTGTGATTGATCTCGCACTCTGGCTGAAGCCTCTGGACGGTGCGAACCCGTCGGGAGAGGATTTACGCAACGACCCGGCTTTTCATGAGCTGGAGCGGCTCACGGAAGCCCAGCTCAAGGTCGTGCACGACGGTGGCAACAAGGCTTCGCAGTCAACCAGCTCGGTCGACTGGGCGGCCGTCCTCGAAAAATCGGAAGAATTGCGGTCGCGCGGCCGGGATTTGCGCCTTCTGGTCATCGTCGCGCGCGCGCTGGCCAATGAAGAGAAGCTCGCCGGCCTTACCCAGGGGCTGACCCTGATCGCAAGGACTTTCGACCAGTATTGGGACACCATGCATCCGGCTTTGCGCACGAGTGCCACGCCCCGCGACGCGGCGCTGCGGCGTATCAATGCGCTGCTTGACCTCCAGAACGGCCAGGAAGGCCTGCTGGCGAACCTCAGGCAGACCGTTTTCTTCTCGCCGCGCGCCATCGGGCCGATCAGCGGGCGGGACCTGGAGCAGGCAGCGCTCGACGAGCGCATCATGCTCCAGGAAGCTGCCTCCGGCCTGGGAACCGCCGAAAAGGCGGCGCTGACGGCCGCCCACAACCAGCTGCTGAACCGGGTGCGCACGGGATGCGCGGCGCAGATCGATCAGGGCGCCGACGCTGTCACGACACTTTTGGCCGATGCGCGCGCCGCGATTGATGCGCTGGAGGCGGTGGATACCGCGCTCAATGCCCGTATCGACGGCAACGGTGCGGCGGTTCCCGATTTGAAGAAGTTCCTGCAGCGCTTGCTGACGACGCTGGAGCGGAATTCCAGCGCCGCCGCCACGGCCAACGGCGCGGCAAAGCCTGCCCCGCAGCCGGCTCAACCAGCATCGACGCCCACCCAAAACGGACATGGAGCCGAGACGATGGCAAGTGTGGCAAGCTCTGTGGAACCCGGCGCCGGCCTGCCTGACCGGATCACCTCGCGCGACGAGGTCGTCCAATGCCTCGATCTCGTGGTCGCCTTCTATGACCGCACCGAACCGTCCAGCCCTATCCCGCATCTCGCCCGGCGCGTGCGCAGGATGGTGCACATGGATTTTGTGGAACTGATGGAAGATCTCGCCCCGTCGGGGCTGAAGGAATTCCGGCTGCTTGCCGGTGTCGCCGATCCCAAGAAGCCGGCCCAGAAGGATGAAAGGTAACGAGCATGCCAGCAGAGAGCAAAGCCAAGGTCATCGAAAGAAACCGCGCCCCGCGCGTGCAGATCGCCTACGACGTCGAAACCTACGGCAGCCCCACGACGATCGAGTTGCCGTTCGTCATGGCTGTCATGGCCGACCTTTCGGGCGCCTCGCAGACCAAGGAAGCGTCGAAGTCGGTTCTGGACCGCAGTTTCGTCGAAACCGACGCCAATCGCTTCCCCAAATTCATGGAAGCGATGGGACCGCGCGTGAAGGCGCGTGTGAAGAACACCTTGCCGCAAGCCGAAGGCGCCGAGCGGGACGAGGAATTGGCGATCGATCTCACCTTCTCCAAAATGGGTGATTTCGCGCCCGACAAGATCGCCGAGCAGGTGCCGCAACTGGCCGAGATCCTCAAGATGCGGCGTCAACTCGAGGAACTGCTGGGCTTCATGGATGGCCGGGTCGACGCCGAAAAGCGCATCGCGCAGCTTCTGAACAACGAGCCGCTGCTGAGCAAGATCGCCACCCAGGCGATTTCCGACGGCAAAGGCGAGGAGTAAGTCATGGCCGAACAGCAAAAGACCGCAGCCGCCACCGCCGAGGCCGAAGCCATCGATCTTGGCGAATTCAGCGGCCTCCTTGAAAAGGATTTCAAGGTCAAGAAGGACGACAGCGAGAAACTGCAGCAGTTGGTGCGCAACCTGGCGCTGGCCGCTCAATCCCGTTCCGAGACGACGACCATCTCGTCCAACGCGATCAAGTCGATCAAGTCGCTGATCGCGGGGATCGACAAGATGCTCACGACGCAGGTCAACGAAATCCTGCATGCCCCGGAAGTGCGGGAGATGGAAGGCACCTGGCGAGGCCTTTGGTATCTCATCAACAACACCGAGACGGATACCAAGCTGAAGATCCGGGTGATGAACATCTCCAAGGAGCAGTTGGCCGACACGCTTGAAGACTATGAAGGCCAGATGTGGGACCAGAGCCCGATCTTCAAGAAAGTCTACACGGACGAGTATTCGATGCTGGGCGGTGAGCCGATCGGCTGCATCATCGGCGCCTACGAGTTCTCCAACCA from Mesorhizobium sp. 113-3-3 encodes the following:
- a CDS encoding GMC family oxidoreductase, whose protein sequence is MSDAYDYIIAGAGSAGCTLANRLVNAGKRVLVVEAGPADNTRLIDMPATFAKVIGTARSWIYESEPEPSVGGRRLPIPQGRTLGGGSSINAMLYIRGQPQDYDGWRDLGCDGWGWDEVLPVFRRLERNERLAGERHGTKGPLPVSDPRHRHPLSLAFVQAAQQAGYRYNDDFNGVAQEGVGFYQTTTANGERQSAAKVFLRPLAGNANLTVVTDALVTGVTLENGAASGLAYTSSDGHNHAATAKAEVILAAGALATPKLMMLSGLGPAEHLAGLGIPVIRDMPAVGCDLQDHVAAPVYALTRQPISLLGQDGGLKALRHGLQYLMFRTGLLTSNVVESGGFFDTDGDGRPDIQFHVLPVMIESAEHGSIERHGMELNPCVLRPKSRGSVQLRSRNASDPIRFTTGFLSHADDLALLLAGMKVARTILRQPALREVVAEELAPGNADDLGDAAIVDHIISHAKTVYHPCGTCRMGTDGQAVVDPQLRVRGVPRLRVADASIMPRLTSGNTNAPAIMIGDRCADFILGQ
- the tssH gene encoding type VI secretion system ATPase TssH yields the protein MEQRRSSQSFKRKELVAKLNPTGMRAFKAAADTAKLRGNPYVELVHFVQQLVLSERSDVQMIVADAGLDASRLTADMTRAIDKLPYGATSVEEFSDHIFHAIQEGWSLATLEFGVEEVRSAHILLACLKTPALEGLVSKISTEFDKIDADGVIARFADVTEGSLEAGSPPAAAAAETPMKRGPGGDSALAKYATDLTQRARDGKIDPVVGRDPEIRQIVDILMRRRQNNPILTGEAGVGKTAVVEGFALRIAQGDVPPTLQNVSVRMLDVGLMQAGASVKGEFEKRLKAVIDEVQASETPIILFIDEAHTLIGAGGAAGTGDAANLLKPALARGELRTIAATTWAEYKQHIEKDPALTRRFQVVKIDEPSETVAVLMLRGVAGVLEQHHKVQILDEAIEAAVSLSHRYIPARQLPDKAVSLLDTACARVAVSQHATPAEVEDILRRRQALEVEEGIIGREAAIGIEVADRQARVEAGLAETETALAAAQARWDREKALVAEILDLRAKLRGEGMPLDAVEDGEAAAGEAAAVPAAEVHEGKAAEAKTPEPETAEPKGSKTKSGKAKAAKTEAVAAHEPVAAPDSAADLARLRELMAELAEAQGETPLILPSVDRNAVAAVVQDWTGIPTGRMLSSQTEKALKLAATLSERVVGQDHAMEMIARRVQTSRAGLGAPEKPVGVFLLCGPSGVGKTETALALAETLYGGEQNLISINMSEFQEAHTVSTLKGAPPGYVGYGKGGILTEAVRRKPYSVILLDEVEKAHPDVHEIFFQVFDKGMMDDSEGRRIDFKNTLILLTSNVGSEVIMDRTKNGALRTGMDDLDTALRAPLLKVFPAAFLGRVVTIPYYPLSDAMIEAITRHQFGKIARRLKATNDAELVIGDGVMDMVKARCTEIESGGRMIDAILTNTLLPELSRGVLNRSLEGKKMTKVTVGASSEGFTYSFE
- the tssA gene encoding type VI secretion system protein TssA; the protein is MIDLALWLKPLDGANPSGEDLRNDPAFHELERLTEAQLKVVHDGGNKASQSTSSVDWAAVLEKSEELRSRGRDLRLLVIVARALANEEKLAGLTQGLTLIARTFDQYWDTMHPALRTSATPRDAALRRINALLDLQNGQEGLLANLRQTVFFSPRAIGPISGRDLEQAALDERIMLQEAASGLGTAEKAALTAAHNQLLNRVRTGCAAQIDQGADAVTTLLADARAAIDALEAVDTALNARIDGNGAAVPDLKKFLQRLLTTLERNSSAAATANGAAKPAPQPAQPASTPTQNGHGAETMASVASSVEPGAGLPDRITSRDEVVQCLDLVVAFYDRTEPSSPIPHLARRVRRMVHMDFVELMEDLAPSGLKEFRLLAGVADPKKPAQKDER
- the tssB gene encoding type VI secretion system contractile sheath small subunit, which codes for MPAESKAKVIERNRAPRVQIAYDVETYGSPTTIELPFVMAVMADLSGASQTKEASKSVLDRSFVETDANRFPKFMEAMGPRVKARVKNTLPQAEGAERDEELAIDLTFSKMGDFAPDKIAEQVPQLAEILKMRRQLEELLGFMDGRVDAEKRIAQLLNNEPLLSKIATQAISDGKGEE